A region from the Musa acuminata AAA Group cultivar baxijiao chromosome BXJ1-10, Cavendish_Baxijiao_AAA, whole genome shotgun sequence genome encodes:
- the LOC135595361 gene encoding pentatricopeptide repeat-containing protein At3g50420-like → MASTSFPFYHNCEGPLASVAASLLQGCASSTGGTLRKARQLHALIVVATPRGSSPFLFNNLLSLYVKCGALSHARKLFDAMPSRNLVSYNAMIAAYSWYPPGAHSAFHIFRESRLAGLGPGASTLSSLIRAAAALREPLLSRALHSVVVRHGLLNNVCVQTALLGVYSDSGSPEAAESIFSEMGEGDVVAWNAIILSNVKHGKIEQGLRHFFRMIETGLVPDNSTFSIVFNACGRLENPNRGRIVHAKMIKSEMEPDIPLQNALISMYSSCGDMTTALLVFERIEKPGLVSWNSVIAGYSDVGEGEKAMEVFIELQTLSFYGGPCPDEYTVATVVSATATLPSICYGKPLHAHAIKSGLEFSIFVGNTLINMYFINDDPDSARKLFNCIQIKDVIIWTEMVVGHSRLGEGELAMKYFYHMLEEEHKVDSFSLSSALNSSADLAVLKQGEMIHSQVVKAGYEANLCVCGSLVDMYAKNGNLEGARSVFYRIKDPDLKCWNSLIGGYGNYGNAEQAFELFNKMVKKGLQPDHVTYLSLLSTCSHSGMVERGRFYWFCMTADGIMPAFKHYTCMVNLLSRSGLLQEAEGFVMRSPFSKSPELWRILLSSCVIFRNLEIGVQAAEKVLISEPDDSPTYILLSNLYASVGRWDAVAGMRKQFRGLMVEKEPGLSWIEIKNAVHAFSADDNTHVHINECRNELLRLQGNLVGSKSPDLQLFYSMIC, encoded by the coding sequence ATGGCTTCCACCTCTTTCCCGTTCTACCATAATTGCGAAGGCCCCTTGGCCTCTGTAGCAGCCTCCCTCCTCCAGGGTTGCGCCTCCTCGACCGGCGGTACCCTTCGCAAGGCTCGCCAACTCCACGCCCTCATCGTCGTCGCCACCCCCCGTGGCTCCTCTCCCTTCCTCTTCAACAACCTCCTCTCCCTCTACGTGAAATGCGGCGCCCTCAGCCACGCCCGCAAGCTCTTCGACGCAATGCCCAGCAGAAACCTCGTCTCCTACAACGCGATGATTGCCGCCTACTCTTGGTACCCCCCCGGCGCTCATTCTGCTTTCCACATCTTCCGGGAGTCGCGCCTCGCCGGCCTCGGGCCTGGCGCTTCCACGCTTTCTAGCCTCATCCGCGCTGCTGCTGCTCTTCGGGAGCCTCTGCTGAGCCGCGCCTTGCACTCCGTAGTCGTCAGACATGGTCTCCTGAACAATGTGTGTGTTCAAACTGCGCTTCTCGGGGTGTACTCTGACAGCGGAAGTCCTGAAGCTGCCGAGAGCATCTTTTCTGAGATGGGCGAGGGAGATGTCGTCGCTTGGAATGCTATAATACTAAGCAACGTCAAGCATGGCAAGATCGAGCAGGGTTTGCGGCATTTTTTCCGCATGATCGAGACAGGCTTGGTGCCCGACAATTCCACGTTTTCTATAGTTTTCAATGCTTGTGGGAGACTGGAGAACCCAAATAGAGGGCGTATCGTGCATGCAAAGATGATCAAATCAGAAATGGAACCTGATATCCCGTTGCAGAATGCACTGATCAGCATGTATTCTAGCTGTGGAGACATGACAACGGCATTACTAGTTTTTGAGAGGATCGAGAAGCCAGGCTTGGTCTCGTGGAACTCAGTTATTGCTGGTTACTCAGATGTCGGTGAAGGAGAGAAGGCCATGGAAGTATTCATCGAATTGCAAACTCTTTCCTTTTATGGAGGGCCATGCCCCGATGAGTATACGGTTGCCACTGTTGTTTCTGCTACTGCTACTTTACCCTCTATATGCTACGGGAAGCCTCTTCATGCCCACGCTATAAAATCAGGGTTGGAATTTAGTATATTTGTGGGAAATACGCTGATCAACATGTACTTCATCAATGATGATCCCGACTCTGCTCGGAAACTGTTCAATTGCATTCAGATTAAAGATGTCATAATTTGGACTGAAATGGTTGTTGGTCATTCGAGATTGGGTGAGGGTGAGTTGGCTATGAAATACTTTTACCATATGCTAGAGGAAGAGCACAAAGTTGATAGCTTTTCTCTCAGCAGTGCATTGAATTCATCAGCTGATCTTGCAGTGCTGAAACAAGGGGAAATGATCCACTCTCAGGTGGTGAAAGCAGGATATGAAGCAAATCTGTGTGTCTGCGGGAGTCTAGTTGatatgtatgctaaaaatggtaaTCTCGAAGGTGCTAGGTCAGTCTTTTACAGAATAAAGGATCCGGATTTAAAATGCTGGAATTCGTTGATTGGAGGATATGGTAATTATGGAAATGCTGAGCAGGCATTTGAGCTGTTCAATAAGATGGTTAAGAAAGGGTTACAGCCTGATCATGTGACCTATCTGTCTCTGCTTTCTACCTGTAGTCATTCTGGAATGGTCGAGAGAGGAAGATTTTACTGGTTCTGCATGACGGCAGATGGAATAATGCCGGCTTTTAAGCATTATACTTGCATGGTAAATTTGTTAAGCCGATCGGGACTATTGCAGGAAGCTGAAGGGTTCGTTATGAGATCACCTTTTTCTAAGTCTCCTGAGCTATGGAGAATCTTATTGAGCTCATGTGTTATCTTCAGAAATTTGGAAATAGGTGTTCAAGCTGCAGAGAAAGTTTTGATATCAGAACCGGATGATAGTCCTACATACATATTGCTTTCAAATCTTTATGCTTCTGTTGGCAGATGGGATGCTGTTGCTGGAATGAGAAAACAGTTCAGAGGACTAATGGTAGAAAAGGAACCTGGTTTAAGCTGGATTGAGATAAAAAATGCAGTACATGCTTTTTCTGCAGATGATAATACACATGTGCATATTAACGAGTGCCGAAATGAACTACTTAGACTACAGGGAAATTTAGTGGGATCAAAATCACCTGATTTGCAGCTTTTCTACAGTATGATATGCTAA